One Spinacia oleracea cultivar Varoflay chromosome 4, BTI_SOV_V1, whole genome shotgun sequence DNA segment encodes these proteins:
- the LOC110783315 gene encoding non-specific phospholipase C2 encodes MKFHNKNNIFFHSIFLTIIILLTHGSLTRASPIKTIVILVMENRSFDHMLGWMKRLNPDIDGVNGSESNRVSLSEPDSPLILYNDTAHYVVDPDPGHSFQAIREQIFGLGQTGSEPARMNGFAQQAYDVNKSMDMARHVMNGYRPEMVPVYKSLVQEFAGFDRWFASVPSSTQPNRLFVHSATSGGATSNIPALLAKGYPQRTIFENLESGGIPFGIYYQNIPATLFYRNLRKLKYVTKFLPYGTFFKRHARAGKLPGYVVIEQRYTDTKSEPANDDHPSHDVYQGQLFVKEVYETLRASPQWNETLLLITYDEHGGFYDHVPTPASGIPSPDGIVGPEPFLFKFDRLGVRVPTIAVSPWIEKGTVVHKAKGPYPTSEYEHSSIAATVKKLFNLSSPFLTKRDAWAGTFEGIVQTRTEPRTDCPAQLPTPVKIRKSEADENRPMSEFQQELMHLAAVLKGDNMLSSYPESIAKGQTVKQGKEYMEEAVKRFFEAARLAKKLGVDDEQIVKMRPSLTSRPSKSDSQQQQHP; translated from the exons ACCCACGGGTCACTTACCCGGGCCAGCCCAATCAAAACCATTGTCATTTTAGTAATGGAGAACCGGTCTTTCGACCACATGTTGGGTTGGATGAAAAGACTCAACCCGGATATCGACGGCGTAAACGGGTCCGAGTCAAACCGGGTTTCCCTCTCTGAACCGGATTCACCACTTATTTTGTACAACGATACGGCCCATTATGTGGTTGATCCGGACCCGGGTCATTCATTTCAAGCAATAAGGGAACAGATTTTCGGGTTGGGTCAAACCGGGTCTGAACCGGCCCGTATGAATGGGTTTGCTCAACAAGCTTATGATGTTAATAAGAGTATGGATATGGCTAGACATGTTATGAATGGGTATAGACCGGAAATGGTACCGGTTTACAAAAGTTTGGTTCAGGAATTCGCGGGTTTCGACCGGTGGTTCGCTTCGGTTCCTTCGTCGACTCAACCGAACCGGCTTTTTGTTCACTCGGCTACTTCGGGTGGAGCTACTAGTAATATCCCAGCCTTACTTGCTAaag GCTACCCACAAAGGACAATATTCGAGAACTTGGAAAGTGGAGGGATACCCTTTGGAATTTACTACCAAAATATTCCGGCCACATTGTTCTATCGCAACCTAAGAAAGCTCAAGTATGTCACCAAATTCTTACCCTATGGTACGTTTTTCAAAAGGCATGCTAGGGCAGGGAAGCTCCCGGGTTACGTCGTGATCGAACAACGTTACACGGACACGAAGTCGGAACCGGCTAACGACGATCACCCGTCGCACGACGTGTACCAAGGCCAGTTGTTCGTAAAGGAAGTGTACGAAACCCTAAGGGCTAGTCCGCAGTGGAACGAAACGTTACTATTGATCACCTACGACGAGCATGGTGGGTTTTACGATCATGTCCCTACCCCGGCTAGTGGGATCCCTAGCCCTGACGGGATAGTGGGGCCTGAACCTTTCTTGTTTAAGTTCGATAGGTTGGGAGTTCGGGTCCCAACTATTGCGGTTTCGCCTTGGATCGAAAAGGGTACTG TTGTACATAAGGCTAAAGGACCGTATCCGACATCGGAATACGAGCACTCGTCGATTGCAGCTACGGTCAAGAAACTCTTCAACCTGTCTAGCCCTTTCTTAACCAAAAGGGATGCTTGGGCTGGCACCTTTGAGGGCATTGTACAAACCAGGACTGAACCAAGAACAGATTGTCCAG CGCAACTGCCGACGCCGGTGAAGATAAGGAAGTCGGAGGCCGACGAAAACAGGCCGATGAGCGAGTTCCAGCAAGAGCTGATGCACCTCGCCGCGGTGTTGAAAGGCGATAACATGCTTTCGAGCTACCCGGAAAGTATAGCGAAAGGGCAGACGGTGAAGCAAGGGAAGGAGTACATGGAGGAGGCAGTGAAACGGTTTTTCGAGGCAGCACGGCTTGCTAAGAAGTTGGGCGTTGATGATGAACAGATTGTTAAAATGAGGCCTTCTCTTACTTCAAGACCTTCAAAATCTGAtagtcaacaacaacaacatcctTAA
- the LOC110783314 gene encoding hydroxyproline O-arabinosyltransferase NOD3 — translation MMMNGSKIMGRGGMVLFVALFIGFCFAIHYSSTLSLTNTQLKVLGKYGPARQVELVVETPVDPKQDAVSGPTRMKFHVAVTSTDSIYSKWQCRIMYYWYKRVKDLPGSDMGGFTRVLHSGQPDNLMEEIPSFVVDPLPEGVDKGYIVLNRPWAFVQWLEKATIEEEYILMGEPDHLFVNPLPNLAQGENPAAYQFFYIRPDLNEKIVRKFYPNGSISNVDPIGSSPVIITKSLLKEIAPTWMNISLRIKNDPEADKTFDWVQEMYAYAIASALHGVKHKLHEHFIVQPPMDGNVEISYIIHYTYGCDYNNKGELLYGQKTDWRFDKRSYQDAPPPKNLTLPPLGAPETVVRLIQMVNEATANIPEW, via the exons ATGATGATGAATGGGAGCAAAATAATGGGGAGGGGAGGTATGGTTTTGTTTGTGGCACTATTTATTGGGTTTTGTTTTGCAATCCATTATTCTTCAACTCTATCGTTAACAAATACCCAACTAAAAGTATTGGGTAAGTACGGCCCGGCCCGACAAGTTGAGCTGGTTGTCGAGACGCCCGTGGACCCGAAACAGGACGCAGTTTCGGGTCCGACCCGGATGAAGTTTCATGTAGCGGTAACGTCCACGGATTCAATCTATAGCAAATGGCAGTGCAGGATTATGTATTATTGGTATAAGAGAGTTAAAGATTTGCCCGGGTCCGATATGGGCGGTTTTACGCGGGTTTTGCATTCGGGTCAGCCCGATAATTTGATGGAGGAGATCCCTTCTTTTGTTGTGGATCCTTTACCCGAGGGTGTTGATAAG GGATACATTGTGTTGAATAGACCATGGGCTTTTGTTCAATGGTTGGAGAAAGCAACAATTGAGGAAGA ATATATTTTAATGGGTGAACCGGATCATTTGTTTGTGAATCCGTTACCAAACTTAGCACAAGGAGAAAACCCGGCTGCATATCAATTTTTCTACATCAGACCCGATTTGAATGAGAAGATCGTTAGGAAGTTTTACCCGAATGGATCCATATCGAATGTGGATCCTATTGGAAGTTCTCCAGTCATTATAACAAAG tCTTTGCTGAAAGAAATCGCGCCTACATGGATGAACATTTCGTTACGGATAAAAAATGATCCCGAGGCAGACAAGACCTTCGATTGGGTACAAGAAAT GTACGCCTATGCTATAGCTTCAGCATTGCACGGTGTGAAGCATAAACTTCATGAGCATTTCATAGTGCAG CCTCCGATGGATGGGAATGTTGAGATTAGTTACATCATTCATTATACTTATGGGTGTGATTATAACAACAAG GGAGAGCTTCTTTATGGACAGAAGACAGATTGGCGTTTCGACAAGAGATCGTATCAAGATGCCCCTCCACCCAAAAATCTTACACTGCCTCCTCTTGGAGCTCCTGAAACTGTG GTAAGACTAATACAAATGGTGAACGAAGCCACGGCCAATATACCAGAATGGTAA